A portion of the Bacillus thuringiensis genome contains these proteins:
- a CDS encoding DegV family protein has product MKIAIVTDSTAYIPKQIRDELNIYMIPLNVVFGTESYQEEAEISADDFYVKVREQEELPKTSQPAIGKFVELYEELAKDYDAVISIHLSSGISGTYQTSTTAGQMVEGIDVYTYDSEISCEVQGFYVREGARLASEGKNPKEIIARFDEMKKTMDAYFVVDDLHHLQRGGRLNSAQAFIGSLLQVKPVLYFRDKIIIPFEKIRTRKKALKRIIEIFDEQASEGVPMEAVIIHAQREEEANEWKKELEAKYPHVTIRTGYFGAVIGTHLGEGALGLGWYTK; this is encoded by the coding sequence ATGAAAATAGCTATTGTTACTGATAGTACAGCATATATACCGAAGCAAATCCGTGATGAACTCAATATATATATGATTCCATTAAACGTTGTGTTTGGAACAGAATCTTATCAAGAAGAAGCTGAAATTTCAGCAGATGATTTTTATGTGAAAGTACGTGAACAAGAGGAACTTCCAAAAACTTCTCAACCAGCAATCGGAAAGTTTGTTGAGCTATATGAAGAACTAGCTAAAGATTATGATGCAGTTATTAGTATTCACCTATCAAGTGGAATTAGTGGTACATATCAAACATCGACGACAGCTGGACAGATGGTAGAGGGTATTGATGTATACACGTATGACTCTGAAATTAGTTGTGAAGTACAAGGATTTTATGTGCGTGAAGGTGCAAGGTTAGCAAGTGAAGGAAAGAATCCAAAAGAGATTATTGCTCGTTTTGATGAAATGAAGAAAACGATGGACGCCTATTTTGTAGTTGATGATTTGCATCATTTACAACGTGGTGGTCGATTAAATAGCGCGCAAGCTTTCATCGGCAGTCTGTTACAAGTGAAGCCAGTTTTATATTTTAGAGATAAAATCATTATTCCGTTTGAAAAGATTCGCACACGTAAAAAAGCATTAAAACGTATCATTGAAATTTTTGATGAGCAAGCAAGTGAAGGAGTCCCTATGGAAGCAGTTATCATTCATGCGCAACGTGAAGAGGAAGCGAATGAATGGAAGAAAGAATTAGAAGCAAAATATCCTCACGTCACAATTCGTACAGGTTATTTTGGAGCTGTAATTGGTACGCACTTAGGTGAAGGTGCATTAGGTCTTGGATGGTATACGAAGTAA
- a CDS encoding ComF family protein, whose amino-acid sequence MHCLLCDECCVEKVSWYNFLVKCHRKYICDRCEQKLSYIIGEICMECGRPLEYVPASFQEDGICIDCLRWMKEGKYRSFKNRSLYMYDDEMKEIVAQFKFRGDAELVRIFYRPFRSLFQKYFANVSTVIAVPLSKEREVERGFNQAELLATCLPVKISYPSLRRRETEKQSKKTRKERMSGSNPFYFQGEEIFSEQHILLVDDVYTTGITVRQIGSLLYERGAREVSSLTLCRS is encoded by the coding sequence ATGCATTGTTTACTTTGTGATGAGTGTTGTGTAGAAAAGGTTAGTTGGTACAATTTTTTGGTAAAGTGTCATAGAAAATATATATGTGATAGATGCGAGCAGAAACTTTCCTATATTATAGGAGAAATTTGCATGGAGTGTGGGCGGCCTTTAGAATATGTTCCTGCCTCATTTCAAGAAGACGGTATTTGTATAGATTGTCTAAGGTGGATGAAAGAGGGCAAGTATCGTTCTTTTAAAAACCGTTCGTTATATATGTATGATGATGAGATGAAAGAAATAGTAGCGCAGTTTAAGTTTCGGGGGGATGCAGAGTTAGTGCGCATTTTTTATCGTCCTTTTCGAAGTTTATTTCAAAAGTATTTTGCTAATGTTTCAACCGTTATCGCTGTTCCGCTTAGTAAGGAAAGGGAAGTTGAACGTGGTTTTAATCAAGCTGAGTTATTAGCAACTTGTTTACCTGTCAAAATTTCTTATCCATCATTAAGAAGAAGGGAAACAGAAAAGCAAAGTAAGAAGACACGTAAAGAAAGGATGTCAGGAAGCAATCCTTTTTATTTTCAGGGAGAAGAGATATTTTCTGAGCAACATATTTTACTCGTTGATGATGTGTATACGACTGGAATTACAGTTAGGCAAATCGGAAGTTTGTTATATGAAAGAGGGGCAAGGGAAGTATCTAGTTTGACACTTTGTAGAAGTTAA
- a CDS encoding YigZ family protein: MLLQYLTIKDYGEHEIVIQKSRFICYVSRATTEEEAQEFIQKIKKQHWNATHNCSAYLIGEQDHIQKANDDGEPSGTAGVPMLEVLKKRGLKDTVVVVTRYFGGIKLGAGGLIRAYGKCTSEGINHVGVVQRKLMRVMQTEIDYTLLGKVENELRNSKYAIKDIHYLENVTFDTYVEEDGKQAFTDWMIELTNGKCTITEGDMLYLEQDVI, from the coding sequence GTGCTATTACAATATTTAACAATCAAAGACTACGGCGAACACGAAATCGTCATTCAAAAATCAAGATTTATTTGTTATGTTAGCCGAGCAACGACTGAGGAAGAGGCTCAAGAATTTATACAAAAAATAAAAAAACAGCATTGGAATGCAACACATAATTGTTCCGCTTATTTAATTGGCGAACAAGATCATATTCAAAAAGCAAATGATGACGGCGAGCCTAGCGGTACAGCTGGCGTACCAATGCTAGAAGTACTTAAAAAACGTGGGCTAAAAGATACCGTCGTTGTCGTAACACGCTATTTTGGTGGCATTAAACTTGGCGCAGGTGGATTAATTCGTGCATATGGAAAGTGTACAAGCGAAGGCATTAATCATGTCGGTGTTGTCCAGCGAAAACTAATGCGTGTGATGCAAACCGAGATTGATTACACATTACTTGGCAAAGTAGAAAATGAATTACGTAATTCAAAATATGCCATTAAAGATATACATTATCTAGAAAATGTCACATTTGATACTTATGTAGAAGAAGACGGCAAACAAGCATTCACAGATTGGATGATTGAATTAACAAACGGGAAATGTACAATTACAGAAGGAGATATGTTGTACTTAGAACAAGATGTTATCTAA
- a CDS encoding winged helix-turn-helix transcriptional regulator — translation MEHNSCLCPKFESAFTLLSKKWTGLIIKSLLEESKRFREIADIIPNMSDRMLSERLKELESEGIVVRNVYPEVPVRIEYGLTDKGKALESVMDEVQNWAEKWMK, via the coding sequence ATGGAGCATAATTCTTGTTTATGTCCAAAGTTTGAGTCAGCTTTTACTTTGCTTAGTAAGAAATGGACTGGCTTAATTATTAAATCTTTGCTTGAAGAGTCGAAACGTTTTAGAGAAATCGCAGATATTATCCCAAATATGAGCGATCGTATGTTGTCAGAGCGTTTGAAGGAATTGGAAAGCGAGGGCATTGTAGTTCGTAATGTCTATCCAGAAGTACCAGTTCGAATCGAGTATGGCTTAACTGACAAGGGAAAAGCGTTAGAAAGTGTTATGGATGAGGTCCAAAATTGGGCTGAGAAATGGATGAAGTAG
- the comFA gene encoding ATP-dependent helicase ComFA, whose protein sequence is MLAGKQLLLDELSSDLQRELNDLKKKGEVVCVQGVKKKASKYVCKRCGNIEQRLFASFLCKRCSKVCTYCRKCITMGRVSECAVLVRGIAERKREKNLNLLQWNGKLSTGQNLAAQGVVEAIKRKESFFIWAVCGAGKTEMLFYGINEALQKGERVCIATPRTDVVLELAPRLQEVFPYIKVAALYGGSVDKEKDAVLVVATTHQLLRYYRAFHVMVVDEIDAFPYCADQMLQYAVKQAMKERAARIYLTATPDETWKRKFKKGEQKGVIVSGRYHRHPLPVPLFCWCGNWKKSLIHKRIPRVLLQWLQTYLNKKHPIFLFVPHVRYIEEISLLLKSLNKRIEGVHAEDSGRKEKVAAFRKGEIPLLVTTTILERGVTVKNLQVAVLGAEEEIFSESALVQIAGRAGRSFEAPYGEVIYFHYGKTEAMVRAKKHIQGMNKNAKEQGLID, encoded by the coding sequence ATGCTAGCGGGGAAACAGTTGCTATTAGACGAACTTTCTTCAGATTTACAGAGGGAATTAAATGATTTGAAAAAGAAGGGAGAGGTCGTGTGTGTACAAGGTGTAAAAAAGAAGGCTTCTAAATATGTATGTAAGCGTTGTGGAAATATAGAACAGCGGCTATTTGCGTCGTTTTTATGTAAAAGGTGCAGTAAAGTGTGCACATATTGCCGGAAGTGTATAACGATGGGGAGGGTAAGTGAATGTGCTGTACTTGTTCGCGGGATTGCTGAAAGAAAGAGAGAAAAGAATTTAAATTTGTTACAGTGGAACGGGAAGTTGTCTACTGGTCAGAATTTGGCGGCACAAGGTGTTGTAGAGGCTATTAAGCGAAAAGAATCATTTTTTATTTGGGCTGTATGCGGGGCTGGGAAAACAGAGATGTTGTTTTACGGTATTAACGAAGCGCTTCAAAAAGGAGAAAGAGTTTGTATCGCAACGCCGAGAACGGATGTTGTTCTGGAATTAGCACCGAGATTACAAGAAGTATTTCCATATATAAAGGTAGCGGCTTTATATGGAGGGAGTGTGGATAAAGAAAAAGATGCAGTACTAGTCGTTGCGACCACGCATCAATTATTGCGTTATTATAGGGCGTTTCATGTCATGGTTGTAGATGAGATAGATGCTTTTCCATATTGTGCAGATCAAATGTTACAGTACGCGGTAAAACAAGCGATGAAAGAAAGGGCGGCGCGTATTTATTTAACTGCGACTCCAGATGAAACGTGGAAGCGAAAATTTAAAAAAGGTGAACAAAAAGGTGTTATTGTTTCTGGACGATATCACCGTCATCCTTTACCAGTTCCTTTATTTTGTTGGTGCGGGAATTGGAAAAAAAGCCTCATTCATAAAAGAATTCCTCGAGTTTTACTACAGTGGTTACAAACATACTTAAATAAAAAACATCCTATTTTTTTATTTGTCCCCCATGTGCGATATATAGAAGAGATAAGCCTGTTGTTAAAATCATTAAACAAGCGAATTGAAGGTGTACATGCAGAAGATTCGGGGAGAAAAGAAAAAGTAGCGGCTTTCAGAAAAGGAGAAATCCCATTATTAGTTACAACGACAATTTTAGAGCGAGGCGTAACGGTGAAAAATTTGCAAGTAGCGGTTTTAGGGGCGGAAGAAGAAATATTCTCAGAAAGTGCACTCGTACAAATTGCGGGCCGAGCAGGGCGGAGCTTTGAAGCACCGTATGGAGAGGTCATTTATTTTCACTATGGTAAGACAGAGGCGATGGTGCGCGCGAAAAAACATATTCAAGGTATGAATAAAAATGCCAAAGAACAAGGATTGATCGATTAA
- a CDS encoding NlpC/P60 family protein produces MFYKNVTLAKKIPNYGINFIGYIRKKKKESGVKNKMKKLKMASCALVAGLMFSGLTPNVFAEDKISDVKSQINTQNDTLHKQQQERDELQKQMNDLNKTIQGLDKSVQENASKLDETTKKVSDTEQLIEKKNKDIAELQTKIAKREELLRKRLVALQEQPNTNVVTEVLVNSKNVADLVDRLTSVSKILESDEDIMKTQQEDQASVKKDVATVKEKQKELKEAQVQIETAKKELDAEKEKKATAVNDLSGKMDTVVTSMTSTEGQLKELEKQALQLQRIAEEEAQAKAAQEAAAQKQAEQAAKAAKAAQAQPAQAPAEQAAPANNGGQAQKEEPKKEEPKKEEPKKEAPKKEEQKPTPDPNPAPGVIGKAKQYLGMPYVWGSASPSNGGFDCSGFISYIFGVGRQDVAGYWNSVSKVGSPQPGDLVFFQGTYKAGPSHIGIYVGNGQMIHASDKGIAYGDINSSYNQKHFLGYGRL; encoded by the coding sequence TTGTTTTACAAAAACGTAACATTAGCAAAAAAAATCCCGAATTATGGTATAAATTTTATAGGTTATATACGGAAAAAGAAAAAAGAAAGCGGTGTAAAAAATAAAATGAAAAAGCTAAAAATGGCATCTTGCGCTTTAGTTGCAGGGTTAATGTTTTCAGGGCTAACACCAAATGTATTTGCAGAAGATAAAATTTCTGACGTGAAATCACAAATTAATACACAAAATGACACTTTACATAAACAACAACAAGAACGTGATGAATTACAAAAACAAATGAATGACTTAAACAAAACAATTCAAGGTTTAGATAAGTCTGTTCAAGAGAATGCTTCAAAGCTTGATGAAACAACGAAAAAAGTTTCTGATACTGAGCAATTAATTGAAAAGAAAAATAAAGATATTGCAGAATTACAAACGAAGATTGCAAAACGTGAAGAGTTATTAAGAAAGCGTTTAGTTGCACTTCAAGAACAACCAAATACGAACGTTGTAACAGAAGTTCTTGTAAACTCTAAAAACGTTGCAGATTTAGTTGATCGTTTAACTTCTGTTTCTAAAATTCTTGAGTCTGATGAAGATATCATGAAAACACAGCAAGAAGACCAAGCTAGTGTGAAAAAAGATGTTGCAACGGTAAAAGAGAAACAAAAAGAATTAAAAGAAGCACAAGTTCAAATTGAAACTGCTAAGAAAGAACTTGACGCTGAAAAAGAGAAAAAAGCAACAGCGGTAAACGATTTAAGCGGTAAAATGGATACAGTTGTAACTTCAATGACAAGTACAGAAGGTCAATTGAAAGAGCTTGAAAAACAAGCATTACAATTACAACGCATTGCCGAAGAAGAAGCGCAAGCAAAAGCTGCACAAGAAGCTGCTGCTCAAAAACAAGCAGAGCAAGCTGCTAAAGCTGCTAAAGCTGCGCAAGCTCAGCCAGCACAAGCACCTGCAGAGCAAGCTGCACCAGCAAACAATGGTGGACAAGCTCAAAAAGAAGAGCCTAAAAAAGAAGAACCAAAAAAAGAAGAGCCTAAGAAAGAAGCACCTAAAAAAGAAGAGCAAAAGCCAACACCAGATCCAAATCCGGCTCCGGGCGTAATTGGTAAGGCAAAGCAATACTTAGGTATGCCTTATGTTTGGGGAAGTGCATCTCCATCAAACGGTGGTTTTGATTGTAGTGGATTCATTTCTTACATTTTTGGTGTAGGTCGTCAAGACGTTGCAGGTTACTGGAACTCAGTTTCTAAAGTAGGTAGCCCACAACCAGGAGACTTAGTATTCTTCCAAGGTACTTATAAAGCAGGTCCATCTCACATCGGTATTTACGTTGGTAATGGTCAAATGATTCATGCTAGTGATAAAGGAATTGCGTACGGTGATATCAACAGCTCATATAACCAAAAACATTTCTTAGGTTACGGTCGATTATAG
- the wecB gene encoding non-hydrolyzing UDP-N-acetylglucosamine 2-epimerase: protein MTERLKVMTIFGTRPEAIKMAPLVLELQKQPEKIESIVTVTAQHRQMLDQVLNIFGITPDFDLNIMKDRQTLIDVTTRGLEGLDKVMKEAKPDIVLVHGDTTTTFIASLAAFYNQIPVGHVEAGLRTWDKYSPYPEEMNRQLTGVMADLHFSPTAKSATNLQKENKDESRIFITGNTAIDALQTTVKETYSHPVLEKLGNDRLVLMTAHRRENLGEPMRNMFRAIKRLVDKHEDVQVVYPVHMNPVVREIANEILGEHNRIHLIEPLDVIDFHNVAARSYLMLTDSGGVQEEAPSLGVPVLVLRDTTERPEGIEAGTLKLAGTDEETIFGLADELLSDKEAHDKMAKASNPYGDGRASERIVEAILQHFNK, encoded by the coding sequence ATGACTGAACGTTTAAAAGTAATGACAATTTTCGGGACACGTCCAGAAGCAATTAAAATGGCACCTCTTGTATTAGAGTTGCAAAAACAACCAGAAAAAATTGAATCGATTGTAACTGTAACAGCACAGCATCGCCAAATGTTAGATCAAGTATTAAATATCTTTGGAATTACGCCAGATTTCGATTTAAATATCATGAAAGACCGCCAAACTTTAATTGATGTTACAACGCGTGGTTTAGAAGGTTTGGATAAAGTAATGAAAGAAGCGAAGCCGGATATTGTACTTGTACATGGTGATACAACAACAACATTTATTGCAAGCTTAGCTGCTTTTTATAATCAAATTCCAGTAGGTCATGTTGAGGCGGGACTTCGCACGTGGGATAAGTATTCTCCATACCCAGAAGAGATGAATCGTCAATTAACAGGTGTAATGGCGGATCTTCATTTCTCACCAACAGCAAAATCAGCAACGAACTTACAGAAGGAAAATAAAGATGAGTCACGTATTTTCATCACAGGAAATACAGCGATTGACGCGCTACAAACGACTGTAAAAGAAACATATAGTCATCCTGTACTAGAGAAACTTGGAAATGATCGTCTTGTACTTATGACAGCTCACCGTCGTGAAAACTTAGGTGAACCTATGCGTAATATGTTCCGTGCAATTAAGCGTCTTGTTGATAAGCATGAAGATGTACAAGTTGTGTACCCTGTTCATATGAACCCTGTTGTTCGTGAAATAGCAAATGAAATTTTAGGTGAACATAATCGTATTCATTTAATTGAGCCGCTAGATGTAATTGATTTCCACAATGTTGCAGCTCGTTCATACTTAATGTTAACGGATTCTGGTGGTGTACAAGAAGAAGCTCCATCACTTGGGGTACCAGTTCTTGTTCTTCGTGATACAACAGAGCGCCCTGAAGGTATTGAAGCAGGTACGCTGAAATTAGCAGGAACAGACGAAGAGACAATCTTTGGTCTTGCTGATGAGTTGTTATCAGATAAAGAAGCTCATGATAAGATGGCGAAAGCATCTAACCCTTACGGTGATGGTCGTGCATCAGAGCGCATTGTAGAAGCGATTTTACAACATTTTAATAAGTAA
- a CDS encoding UDP-glucose dehydrogenase family protein, with translation MKITIIGTGYVGLITGVGLAKLGHSVTCFDIDDEKIERIKQGDLPIYEVRLHELINHAYENNALTFTSNKEEAFDDVEFIFIAVGTPSLLDGTADLTYIQSACNDIGLYATNDIIVVTKSTVPVGTNDVMKGWIEEKLKGRHTVHIVSNPEFLREGSGIYDFFHGDRIVIGADSEEVARRVESLYSKLCLETYVTDIKSAEMIKYASNAFLATKISFINEISNICEKVGANVLDVAKGMGMDKRIGASFLNAGIGYGGSCFPKDTKALVQIAGNVAHDFRLLKAVIEVNNKQQLLLIEKAKKVMNMNKKRIAVLGASFKPNTDDIREASSLTIIEALLNIGAEIVLYDPKAIQYVKNIFGDAIQYSRCIDESIRDASAVFIVTEWEAIQAYPLEKYVQLMREPILFDGRNCYTDEDVKKQKIDYYSVGRKSICNRHVSIMR, from the coding sequence ATGAAAATTACGATAATAGGTACTGGATATGTTGGATTGATTACAGGAGTAGGATTGGCAAAGTTGGGGCATTCAGTTACATGTTTTGATATAGATGATGAAAAAATTGAACGGATAAAACAAGGGGATTTACCTATTTATGAGGTTAGATTACATGAATTAATAAATCATGCATATGAGAATAATGCTTTAACTTTTACATCAAATAAAGAAGAGGCATTTGATGATGTAGAGTTTATATTTATTGCAGTTGGAACCCCATCTTTATTAGATGGGACGGCGGATTTAACGTATATTCAGAGTGCTTGTAACGATATTGGATTATATGCGACGAACGATATTATTGTTGTTACGAAAAGTACAGTTCCAGTAGGTACAAATGATGTAATGAAGGGATGGATTGAGGAGAAGTTAAAAGGGAGGCATACAGTACATATCGTATCGAATCCAGAGTTTTTGCGTGAAGGTTCAGGTATTTATGATTTCTTTCATGGAGATCGTATTGTAATTGGAGCTGATAGTGAGGAAGTAGCAAGAAGAGTAGAGAGTTTGTATAGTAAATTATGCTTAGAAACGTATGTTACAGATATTAAAAGTGCAGAGATGATTAAATACGCGTCGAATGCCTTTTTAGCTACAAAGATTAGTTTCATTAATGAAATTTCAAATATATGTGAGAAGGTAGGCGCAAATGTATTGGATGTTGCCAAAGGAATGGGAATGGATAAGAGGATTGGTGCATCTTTTTTAAATGCAGGTATTGGATACGGGGGATCATGTTTTCCAAAAGATACGAAAGCGCTGGTGCAAATTGCGGGAAATGTTGCTCATGATTTTCGTTTGTTAAAAGCGGTTATTGAAGTAAATAATAAGCAACAGCTGCTATTGATTGAAAAAGCGAAAAAAGTTATGAACATGAATAAAAAGCGGATTGCAGTTCTTGGCGCGTCATTTAAACCGAATACGGATGATATTAGAGAGGCATCATCTCTTACTATAATAGAAGCATTGCTTAATATAGGTGCAGAAATTGTTCTGTACGACCCAAAAGCAATTCAATATGTGAAAAATATATTTGGAGATGCTATACAATATAGTAGATGTATAGATGAATCGATTAGAGATGCGAGTGCGGTTTTTATCGTAACAGAATGGGAAGCTATTCAAGCTTATCCGTTAGAAAAGTACGTACAACTTATGAGAGAGCCTATTTTATTTGATGGGAGAAATTGTTATACTGATGAAGATGTTAAGAAACAAAAGATAGATTATTATTCGGTTGGAAGAAAAAGTATTTGTAATAGACATGTTTCTATTATGCGTTAA
- a CDS encoding LCP family protein yields the protein MEERYYHLQNSRIKKKRRRKLFFFLIFAFLFGSIGVYVLNSYSSLMEMYSGFTREKSDLRNKDVEITKEPFTILIMGIEDYATDGQNGRTDSLMFATVNPKTQKISLMSIPRDSRVKIVGKNKEDKINAAHAYGGEEMAIKTVEGFLKVPVDHYLKIDFQGFKGIVDAVGGVTVDVPFDFWERSDVDYYKKIQFKQGQQNLNGEEALAYVRMRKQDPNGDYGRAARQRQLLAAVAQKLNSTSTVFKIKDLTAVVGKYIKTDIPISDGLALYNKLSGFDPSTMQTLKLEGEDKKIGGIYYFLPDPISVETVRNEIEKELGEKAKNPTTKNNSNPDSNASSSSSSNSNEQAEKETNQNKTPTDPPPSTNAHAEWIMRNQP from the coding sequence ATGGAAGAACGTTATTATCATCTCCAAAATAGCAGAATAAAAAAGAAGCGAAGAAGGAAACTTTTCTTCTTCCTTATTTTCGCATTTTTATTTGGCAGTATAGGAGTTTATGTGTTAAATTCTTACTCTTCTCTTATGGAGATGTATAGTGGTTTTACTCGTGAAAAATCGGATTTAAGAAACAAAGATGTAGAAATTACAAAAGAACCTTTTACAATTCTCATTATGGGGATAGAAGATTATGCGACAGACGGTCAAAATGGTCGTACAGATTCATTAATGTTTGCAACAGTCAATCCGAAAACTCAAAAGATTTCACTTATGAGTATTCCTCGTGATTCTCGAGTTAAAATTGTTGGTAAAAATAAGGAAGACAAAATTAACGCTGCCCATGCTTACGGCGGAGAAGAAATGGCAATCAAAACTGTCGAAGGCTTTCTAAAAGTTCCTGTAGACCATTATCTTAAAATTGATTTCCAAGGCTTTAAAGGTATCGTTGATGCTGTCGGCGGCGTTACGGTTGACGTACCCTTCGATTTCTGGGAGCGCTCTGACGTAGATTACTACAAAAAAATTCAATTTAAGCAAGGACAGCAAAACTTAAACGGTGAAGAAGCACTTGCTTACGTCCGTATGCGAAAGCAAGATCCAAATGGCGATTATGGTCGAGCTGCTAGACAAAGACAATTACTAGCCGCTGTTGCCCAAAAGCTAAACTCCACCTCTACTGTATTTAAAATTAAAGATTTAACAGCTGTCGTTGGAAAATATATAAAAACCGACATTCCTATTTCAGACGGACTTGCTCTTTACAATAAACTTTCTGGATTTGATCCTTCTACAATGCAAACGTTAAAGCTTGAAGGCGAAGACAAAAAGATAGGCGGTATTTATTACTTCCTTCCAGATCCAATCAGTGTAGAAACGGTGCGTAACGAAATTGAAAAAGAATTAGGGGAAAAAGCAAAAAATCCAACTACAAAAAACAACTCAAATCCTGATTCAAATGCAAGTTCAAGTTCAAGTTCTAATTCTAACGAACAAGCAGAAAAAGAAACAAACCAAAATAAAACACCAACTGATCCGCCACCTTCTACAAATGCTCATGCAGAGTGGATTATGCGCAATCAGCCGTAA